The following are encoded in a window of Methanobrevibacter ruminantium M1 genomic DNA:
- a CDS encoding metallophosphoesterase family protein, giving the protein MRFAHISDSHLGCRQFGLLEREKDFYEVFNRTIDKIIEEDVDFVIHSGDLFDSNRPSTEALLTFQQALLRLNEAKIPVYAIAGNHDSILRKGSLPPQVLFKDIGLNIISPEHPVHQLGAVLICGVPFATSSQKNALVENYNILSKVADTAVKSILVSHQGISKWMPEDSYEIDLDDLPKNFDYYAMGHLHNFYVEDYGKGKLVYPGSMEINRTSELNDNFKEFGKGFCIVDLSEDIPTVERVTIDLARKFYNEIIEYDKLDERLSVIEEELKTLEVKPIVDITVRGGDFESADVYEKINEKIGNDVLSFRPTFKPDNVLIGENQLDGDKTLDPKTLLKQTVDKKFAREEVTKLSVDLLDTLSEKRMGEAKYISDEFYDEYYYHKDENEVSSESEYGGSELNVNEHNDDGTSHLESSAYDSVSDNSSSLDDYLNKNLDSKEEVSDKEKSKENQVKTKEVSLDNF; this is encoded by the coding sequence ATGCGTTTTGCACATATATCAGACAGTCATTTAGGCTGTAGACAATTCGGCCTATTGGAACGTGAAAAGGACTTTTATGAAGTCTTCAATAGGACCATAGATAAGATAATAGAAGAGGATGTGGATTTTGTAATTCATAGCGGAGACTTATTTGACAGTAACCGTCCATCTACAGAGGCATTGCTCACTTTTCAACAAGCATTGTTAAGATTAAACGAAGCAAAGATACCTGTTTATGCAATTGCTGGAAATCATGATTCCATATTAAGAAAAGGATCTTTGCCTCCACAAGTCCTATTCAAGGACATTGGACTTAATATAATCAGTCCGGAACATCCTGTTCATCAGTTAGGTGCTGTTTTAATCTGTGGAGTTCCATTTGCAACCAGTTCACAGAAGAATGCATTGGTTGAGAATTATAATATATTATCAAAAGTTGCAGACACCGCAGTTAAATCCATCTTGGTTTCACACCAAGGAATTAGCAAATGGATGCCTGAGGATAGCTATGAAATTGATTTGGATGATTTGCCAAAGAATTTTGACTACTATGCAATGGGTCACCTTCATAATTTCTATGTAGAGGACTATGGAAAAGGCAAATTGGTTTATCCGGGCTCTATGGAAATAAACCGTACAAGCGAATTGAATGATAATTTTAAGGAATTTGGAAAGGGTTTCTGTATAGTTGATTTAAGTGAGGACATTCCAACTGTTGAAAGGGTCACCATCGATCTCGCAAGGAAATTTTACAATGAAATTATTGAGTATGACAAATTGGATGAAAGGCTTTCTGTAATTGAGGAAGAACTTAAAACATTGGAAGTTAAACCAATAGTTGATATAACAGTTCGTGGCGGTGATTTTGAAAGCGCTGATGTCTATGAAAAGATTAATGAAAAAATTGGTAATGATGTTTTAAGTTTCAGACCTACATTCAAGCCAGATAATGTTTTAATAGGAGAAAATCAACTTGATGGGGATAAAACATTGGATCCTAAGACATTATTAAAGCAGACAGTTGATAAGAAATTTGCCCGAGAGGAAGTCACTAAATTGTCTGTTGATTTATTGGATACTTTATCTGAAAAAAGGATGGGGGAAGCCAAATATATCTCTGATGAATTTTATGATGAATATTATTATCATAAGGATGAAAATGAAGTCAGTTCCGAATCAGAGTATGGCGGTTCTGAATTAAATGTTAATGAACATAATGATGATGGTACTTCTCACTTAGAGTCTTCTGCTTATGATTCAGTTTCAGACAATTCATCCAGTTTAGATGACTATTTAAATAAGAACTTAGATTCTAAAGAAGAAGTATCCGATAAGGAAAAATCAAAGGAAAATCAAGTCAAGACCAAAGAAGTAAGTCTTGATAACTTTTAA
- a CDS encoding AAA family ATPase: MIFKHLQLKNFKSHADTELDLDLGISLIVGENGAGKSSIFEAISFALFKNYTTNNITDLVRTNKNLDEKIEMSVKLTFLCEGNEYMVERGGILSPSKTKSKPNFKSISNLFKISNGREDIIASGNKEVDRQIEELLNMNSSTFLNAIYIRQGEISALIDDTPANRKKLITKLLRIEELETAYNNIPSIIEEYKTRKAVLESNIRPESELNFELKKAKEDHFNLDDQIKKSKEEFEGLKVELENIKEEKEKLDKEKSDFESLKLKHAHEEENLSALNKGKEELFTKLNEITRNETEMGILKPFCEKLPIYKEFKESFLALNKLKEDEENHKKTLSQIEEYKTVIKDEQENHEKYIALEGEIKVLNNKKIEMSSEIKNLNELESRKDTLTQEVSLNNQKLETFFNSSKSVLSQFDLEEEISPIKTNDDFNKLESIVEDLRTNLRTSIDNTSTEIDNLKKESISLKQEIKSLDEPLADIKKVENKCPVCQSEISEDKKNELINGYEATISGNTKRINEINGFLLKLNEDKSLNESKLKSLDSIKNDIYANKHIVDDLDKSNKTLETLDAKIKELQGKKEELESLDKMIESKNGEFIELEAHNKKYLEASTLLKSFPDETKVKDDLYAIYGKIKTEDEKLKTYISSDSELSLNITLEELDESIEKLSEKDKRYNILLGSVKDKKEYEDKYENKKKEIESKTQEIEEIKKQIESSSYDEEYYNHVNILLERLNNKFTYYSQDIAVKETNLANFETVIKNIEEIIQQNREYKEEYIAVTEYYNLLEDFRKLYSKDGIQRDLKSQSRPLIQKNTKDFFDKFSFKYSDLILDDDYNISIFGPEGEANIDMVSGGEKIAIALALRLGITQAMSKGNIETILLDEPTIHLDSFRRQELINVLRSMSIIPQMIIVTHDTELETAADTLISVEKEEGISKIENS, from the coding sequence ATGATATTTAAACATCTTCAATTAAAGAACTTCAAATCACATGCAGACACTGAATTGGATTTGGATCTTGGCATAAGTCTAATCGTTGGTGAAAACGGTGCAGGAAAGTCATCAATATTTGAAGCCATATCCTTTGCATTGTTTAAGAATTACACAACCAACAACATCACCGATTTGGTTAGAACTAACAAGAATTTGGATGAAAAGATAGAAATGTCAGTTAAGCTAACCTTCCTTTGTGAGGGAAATGAATATATGGTGGAAAGGGGAGGCATATTATCTCCATCAAAGACCAAATCAAAGCCTAATTTCAAGTCAATATCAAATCTGTTTAAAATAAGCAATGGACGAGAGGATATCATTGCATCTGGAAACAAGGAAGTGGACAGGCAAATAGAAGAGCTCTTAAACATGAACTCCTCAACATTTCTAAATGCAATCTATATCCGTCAGGGAGAGATATCTGCCTTGATAGATGACACTCCAGCAAACCGTAAGAAATTGATTACCAAGCTCTTGAGAATTGAGGAATTGGAAACTGCATACAATAACATTCCAAGCATTATTGAAGAGTATAAAACAAGAAAGGCAGTATTGGAAAGCAATATTCGTCCGGAATCCGAACTTAATTTTGAGTTGAAGAAGGCTAAGGAAGACCATTTTAACTTAGATGACCAGATAAAAAAATCAAAAGAGGAATTTGAAGGCCTCAAGGTCGAACTTGAAAATATAAAAGAGGAAAAGGAAAAATTGGACAAGGAAAAATCTGATTTTGAATCTCTTAAATTAAAGCATGCTCATGAAGAGGAAAATCTGAGTGCTCTAAACAAAGGCAAGGAAGAGCTCTTCACTAAACTAAATGAGATCACAAGAAATGAAACAGAGATGGGCATTCTTAAGCCATTCTGCGAGAAACTTCCTATTTATAAAGAATTCAAAGAGTCCTTTTTAGCTTTAAATAAGTTAAAAGAAGATGAAGAGAATCATAAAAAGACCTTAAGTCAGATTGAAGAATATAAGACTGTCATTAAAGATGAGCAAGAAAATCATGAGAAATACATTGCTTTAGAAGGTGAAATAAAGGTCTTAAACAATAAGAAAATAGAGATGTCCTCTGAGATTAAAAATCTGAATGAATTGGAATCTCGCAAAGACACCCTGACTCAAGAGGTCAGTCTAAACAATCAAAAATTAGAGACATTCTTTAACAGTTCTAAATCTGTTCTCTCACAATTTGATCTTGAAGAGGAAATCAGCCCTATAAAAACCAATGATGACTTCAATAAATTGGAAAGTATTGTAGAAGACCTTAGAACTAATCTTAGAACTTCAATTGACAATACAAGCACTGAAATAGATAATTTAAAGAAGGAATCAATCAGTCTAAAGCAGGAAATAAAATCATTGGATGAGCCATTGGCTGATATTAAAAAGGTTGAAAACAAATGCCCTGTCTGCCAATCTGAAATTAGTGAAGATAAGAAGAATGAACTTATCAATGGGTATGAGGCCACAATATCTGGCAATACAAAGAGGATAAATGAAATTAATGGGTTTCTCCTTAAATTAAATGAGGATAAATCCTTGAATGAGTCTAAATTAAAGAGCCTTGATTCAATTAAAAACGATATTTATGCTAATAAGCATATTGTAGATGACCTTGACAAGTCCAATAAGACTCTTGAAACATTGGATGCTAAAATCAAAGAGCTTCAAGGGAAAAAGGAGGAGCTTGAAAGTTTAGATAAAATGATAGAATCCAAAAATGGAGAATTCATTGAACTTGAAGCCCATAATAAGAAATATCTGGAAGCAAGCACTCTTCTTAAGTCTTTCCCTGATGAAACTAAAGTCAAGGATGACTTATATGCAATATATGGCAAGATCAAGACTGAGGATGAAAAGCTTAAAACATATATCAGTTCAGATTCAGAGCTTTCTTTAAATATTACCTTGGAAGAGCTTGATGAGTCAATTGAAAAACTATCCGAAAAGGATAAGAGATATAATATCTTATTAGGTTCAGTTAAAGATAAGAAAGAGTATGAAGATAAATATGAGAATAAAAAGAAAGAAATCGAATCAAAAACTCAAGAGATTGAGGAGATTAAAAAGCAGATAGAATCTTCCAGCTATGATGAGGAATATTATAATCATGTAAATATCTTGCTTGAAAGGTTAAACAATAAATTCACTTATTATTCTCAGGACATTGCTGTTAAGGAGACTAATCTTGCCAATTTTGAAACTGTAATCAAGAATATTGAAGAGATCATTCAACAGAACAGAGAATATAAGGAAGAGTATATTGCAGTTACCGAATATTATAATCTCCTTGAGGACTTTAGAAAACTATACAGCAAGGACGGAATTCAAAGGGATCTTAAATCACAATCCAGACCGTTGATTCAGAAGAATACCAAGGATTTCTTTGATAAGTTCAGCTTCAAGTATTCAGATTTAATCTTGGATGATGACTATAACATTTCTATTTTTGGCCCTGAGGGTGAGGCGAATATAGATATGGTCAGTGGTGGTGAAAAGATTGCTATAGCTCTTGCTTTAAGATTGGGAATTACTCAAGCCATGTCTAAGGGTAATATTGAAACAATTCTTTTGGATGAGCCTACAATTCATTTGGATAGCTTCCGCAGACAGGAGCTGATCAATGTATTGAGGAGCATGTCTATAATTCCTCAAATGATTATAGTCACTCACGATACAGAGCTTGAGACTGCTGCCGATACTCTGATTTCAGTTGAAAAAGAAGAGGGAATTTCTAAAATTGAAAATAGTTAA
- a CDS encoding ribonuclease H-like domain-containing protein, whose protein sequence is MTSRRAEHERYLKSILSNSLSSGHPSKEAIERYRKSSPTYYNKLKLGLMNKYKDWDLLDIEGSSVIENIYGETLRIRRREKLDFHLEDKKDEIKNELSSNLKLIPGIGYQTESRLKENNYHTIYDLLQHDKYSHKAQKALNRIERNCFVSDFKLLKESSKYPMDHSQPIDKNRTLKALSSLDPFNLKFMDIETLGLSNVPIILIGIAEIKGKWIESNQYLLRDIEEEPAVIEAYLSHLDEASVHVTYNGASFDIPYIKNRAHYYRMDYNLDQIHYDLIYPARNLWKDVLPNCKLTTIEENLFGIKREDDVPGAFIPDYYQSYLKENNIGPLIPIIEHNRMDIVSLASFLMKIYEESF, encoded by the coding sequence ATGACATCTCGAAGAGCAGAACATGAGAGATACCTTAAAAGCATCCTATCAAACTCATTATCTTCAGGACATCCATCTAAAGAGGCCATAGAAAGGTATAGGAAATCATCCCCAACTTACTATAATAAGCTAAAGCTTGGACTTATGAACAAATACAAGGACTGGGACCTCTTGGACATAGAAGGAAGTTCAGTTATTGAAAACATCTATGGAGAGACCTTAAGGATTAGGCGAAGGGAAAAGCTAGACTTTCACCTAGAGGATAAGAAAGATGAGATAAAGAATGAGCTTTCCTCAAATTTGAAGTTAATTCCAGGTATCGGCTATCAAACCGAATCCAGACTGAAGGAAAATAACTACCATACAATCTATGACCTTCTTCAACATGACAAATACTCCCATAAGGCCCAAAAGGCATTGAATCGGATAGAAAGGAACTGTTTTGTATCTGATTTCAAGCTTTTAAAGGAATCATCCAAATATCCTATGGATCACTCCCAGCCGATTGACAAGAACAGAACCCTTAAGGCATTAAGCTCCCTTGATCCGTTTAACCTTAAATTTATGGATATAGAAACTTTAGGGCTTTCAAATGTCCCTATCATCCTTATTGGAATTGCTGAGATAAAAGGCAAATGGATTGAATCCAACCAATATCTCCTAAGGGACATTGAGGAGGAGCCTGCAGTGATAGAGGCTTACCTTTCCCATCTGGATGAGGCAAGCGTTCATGTAACCTATAATGGAGCAAGCTTTGATATACCATATATCAAGAATAGGGCACATTATTATAGAATGGACTATAATCTTGACCAGATACACTACGACCTTATATATCCGGCTCGCAATCTATGGAAAGATGTATTACCTAACTGCAAACTAACCACAATTGAAGAAAATCTGTTTGGCATAAAAAGGGAAGATGATGTCCCTGGAGCGTTTATTCCAGACTATTATCAAAGCTATTTAAAAGAAAATAATATTGGTCCATTGATTCCAATAATTGAGCACAATCGTATGGATATAGTATCTTTAGCCAGTTTTTTAATGAAAATTTATGAAGAATCCTTTTGA
- a CDS encoding DEAD/DEAH box helicase, protein MSTESKDKQMGKIDQFKNDIRFRRKIEYVETIPGKDASYKKVDVLNKRILQYLEDKKIKLYRHQALAIEKTREDKNIIITTPTASGKTLAFNLPVLEELISDNDACALYIYPAKALSYDQLKVLRNFEDEMGLDLNPNPYDGDTPKAKRYKIRQESRIILTNPYQIHHILAWHHQWERFYSNLKYIIIDEAHYYKGIFGSNVAFLIRRLKRIAKFYGSEPKFILSSATLANPLELAEKLTGESFELIDEDSSPSGEKDFVLYNPYKSIKKDSKDQFDMDEYSRSVHMETERIFLYLILKDIQTLCFTSSRKIAELIALWTKRDMEKVKKRNVEKIAAYRAGYLAEDRRQIEDGLKSRDYLGVTSTNALELGINIGSLDAVIISGFPGSMISTWQQGGRSGRTNQKSLVILVAFENQLDQYFMKNPEFFFDKPHENVVIDLNNEKLLKNHIICAANELPLTLEEAKEEFNVTEDFLDNIVRNRDLRKSRGFYIYPYDDSPSFNFSLDQISNEIFTVMNGRTVIEHMEKSNMYREAHEGAVLINQGQTYIVNKVDLDSHFIFVKKKDVEAHTIALKRTNIKITKKIKKHRIGEFTVHFGELEVEEDYFKYKLMQYSKVIGEYIIDLPPLKFNTKGIWFTIPDSVKDKLEEIYKDETEVFAGGLHGTEHAMIGLFPLHVMCDRFDIGGLSTNYHEDTQEATIFIYDGYEGGIGICEKAIDLITELTKSTRNLIKNCECKDGCPSCIYSPKCGNDNKPLHKKATEYILDYMWDEMNKLSPEDLAKLEEERINTENSDYDNLNGHSDVEVEYDKKPNNAEIEIDDEREADNAEIEIEDDEAQEEYEKALEEFNKENYSIAKDILTDIIINYDNQSADAYYLIGKILFIQGDSMGALSFVKKALSIEPAHELANEFYFELKNSY, encoded by the coding sequence GGGAAAGATGCAAGCTATAAGAAGGTAGATGTATTAAACAAAAGAATTCTCCAATATCTTGAGGATAAGAAGATAAAGCTCTACAGACATCAGGCATTGGCTATTGAAAAAACAAGAGAAGATAAGAACATCATAATAACCACCCCTACAGCAAGCGGAAAGACATTGGCCTTCAACCTGCCAGTCTTAGAGGAACTTATTAGCGATAATGATGCATGTGCATTATATATTTACCCTGCAAAGGCCTTATCCTACGACCAATTGAAGGTCCTAAGGAACTTTGAGGATGAGATGGGCCTTGATCTAAACCCAAACCCTTACGATGGGGACACTCCAAAGGCTAAAAGATATAAAATCAGACAGGAGTCTCGCATCATCTTGACCAACCCATACCAGATTCATCATATATTGGCTTGGCACCACCAATGGGAGCGATTCTACTCAAACCTAAAGTATATCATCATCGATGAGGCCCATTATTATAAGGGAATCTTCGGTTCCAATGTGGCGTTTCTTATCAGGAGACTTAAAAGGATTGCAAAGTTTTACGGCTCTGAACCTAAATTCATATTGTCCTCAGCAACCCTTGCAAACCCATTGGAACTTGCAGAGAAGCTTACAGGAGAGAGTTTTGAACTCATTGACGAGGACTCCTCCCCTAGCGGAGAGAAGGATTTTGTATTGTACAATCCATATAAGTCAATCAAAAAGGATTCCAAGGACCAATTTGACATGGATGAGTATTCACGCTCTGTCCATATGGAAACAGAGCGCATATTCCTGTATCTGATTTTAAAGGACATACAGACATTATGCTTTACCTCATCCAGAAAGATTGCAGAGCTCATTGCACTATGGACAAAACGTGATATGGAAAAGGTCAAAAAGCGAAACGTCGAAAAGATTGCAGCCTATCGGGCAGGTTACTTGGCAGAGGACAGAAGGCAGATAGAGGACGGATTGAAGTCCAGAGACTATTTGGGAGTCACCTCCACAAATGCCCTTGAATTGGGAATAAACATTGGAAGCCTTGATGCTGTTATAATATCCGGATTTCCAGGATCCATGATTTCCACCTGGCAACAGGGAGGAAGATCCGGCCGTACAAATCAGAAGTCCCTTGTCATTTTGGTTGCATTCGAGAATCAGCTGGACCAGTACTTTATGAAAAACCCGGAATTCTTCTTTGACAAGCCTCATGAGAATGTGGTTATTGACCTAAACAATGAAAAGCTACTTAAAAACCATATCATCTGCGCTGCTAACGAGCTTCCACTTACATTAGAGGAAGCAAAAGAGGAATTCAATGTTACAGAAGACTTCCTTGACAATATAGTCAGAAACAGGGATTTAAGAAAAAGCAGAGGATTCTACATCTATCCATATGATGACAGCCCATCCTTTAACTTTTCTTTAGACCAGATTTCAAATGAGATATTTACAGTGATGAATGGAAGAACTGTGATAGAGCATATGGAAAAGTCCAATATGTACAGGGAAGCCCACGAGGGAGCTGTGCTGATAAACCAAGGACAGACCTATATTGTAAATAAGGTTGATCTAGACAGCCATTTCATCTTTGTCAAAAAGAAGGATGTGGAAGCCCATACAATAGCATTGAAAAGAACAAACATCAAGATTACCAAAAAGATTAAAAAGCATAGGATAGGAGAGTTTACAGTCCATTTCGGTGAACTTGAAGTAGAGGAAGACTATTTTAAGTATAAGCTGATGCAATATTCAAAGGTTATTGGAGAATATATAATCGATCTGCCTCCACTTAAGTTCAACACTAAAGGAATTTGGTTTACTATCCCAGATAGCGTTAAGGACAAGCTTGAAGAAATCTACAAGGATGAAACTGAAGTCTTTGCAGGAGGCCTTCATGGAACAGAGCATGCTATGATTGGACTCTTCCCCCTTCATGTGATGTGCGACAGGTTTGATATAGGTGGACTTTCAACCAATTACCATGAGGACACACAGGAAGCGACTATATTCATCTATGACGGATATGAGGGAGGAATAGGAATCTGTGAAAAGGCGATTGACCTAATCACCGAACTTACAAAATCAACTAGAAACCTGATTAAGAATTGCGAATGCAAGGACGGATGTCCTTCTTGCATTTATTCACCAAAATGCGGCAATGATAATAAGCCACTTCATAAGAAGGCCACGGAATATATTTTAGATTATATGTGGGATGAGATGAATAAGCTAAGCCCAGAGGACCTTGCTAAATTAGAGGAAGAAAGAATTAATACTGAAAACAGTGATTATGATAATCTAAATGGACATTCTGATGTTGAAGTTGAATATGATAAAAAACCAAATAATGCTGAAATTGAAATAGATGATGAAAGAGAAGCGGATAATGCTGAAATTGAGATAGAAGATGATGAAGCCCAAGAGGAATATGAAAAGGCATTGGAAGAGTTTAATAAGGAAAACTATTCAATTGCAAAAGACATTCTAACTGATATAATCATAAATTATGACAATCAATCTGCAGATGCTTATTATCTCATTGGTAAGATATTGTTTATTCAAGGAGATAGTATGGGAGCATTGTCCTTTGTTAAAAAGGCATTGTCTATTGAGCCTGCTCATGAATTGGCTAATGAATTTTACTTTGAGTTGAAGAATAGTTATTAA